One window of Trifolium pratense cultivar HEN17-A07 linkage group LG5, ARS_RC_1.1, whole genome shotgun sequence genomic DNA carries:
- the LOC123884434 gene encoding probable protein phosphatase 2C 13 — MVLETEIIYQQSMLDVKYHLRVSQENGVKVEVSPASNVVPIFSHVRVSSESISTETSIFESTVSCSEMITDSILEDAVARFKPNVRSGSCADIGPRGSMDDEHIQIDDLAAHLGFVFNYPTPSAFYAVFDGHGGPDAAVFVKNNAMKLFFEDTTMLQTYDTDALLLKKLEASHRKAFLGADLALADEQSVSSSCGTTALTALILGRHLMVANAGDCRAVLCKRGVAVNMSQDHRPSYLPERKRVEELGGYIDDGYLNGYLSVTRALGDWDLKLPLGSASPLTAEPDVQVVTLTEEDEFLIIGCDGIWDVMSSQEAVSLVRRGLRRHDDPQQCARELVKEALRLHTTDNLTVIVICLSPVETIVESCPPQRRRFRACSLSEEARNKLRSLLESN, encoded by the exons ATGGTTTTGGAAACGGAAATCATCTATCAACAAAGCATGTTAGATGTGAAGTATCACCTTCGCGTTTCTCAAGAGAATGGTGTCAAGGTTGAGGTTTCACCTGCTTCTAATGTTGTTCCGATTTTTAGCCATGTTAGGGTTTCGTCTGAATCGATTTCAACCGAAACGTCTATTTTTGAATCG ACTGTGAGTTGCTCAGAGATGATTACAGATTCTATTTTAGAGGATGCTGTTGCAAGGTTTAAACCAAATGTTCGTTCTGGTAGCTGTGCTGATATTGGACCGAGGGGATCAATGGATGATGAACACATTCAAATTGATGATCTAGCTGCCCACCTTGGATTTGTCTTTAATTACCCTACACCGAGTGCTTTTTATGCAGTCTTTGATGGGCATGGAGGGCCTGATGCAGCTGTGTTTGTTAAGAACAATgctatgaaattattttttgaagataCTACTATGCTGCAAACGTATGATACTGATGCACTTCTGCTGAAGAAGTTGGAAGCTTCTCATCGGAAAGCCTTTCTAGGCGCCGACCTTGCTTTGGCTGATGAACAGAGTGTCAGTAGTTCTTGTGGGACAACAGCACTGACTGCTCTTATACTCGGAAGGCATTTGATGGTTGCTAATGCCGGCGATTGTCGAGCTGTTCTTTGTAAGCGTGGAGTGGCTGTTAACATGTCTCAAGACCACAGACCAAGTTATCTACCAGAGCGCAAGAGAGTGGAAGAGTTGGGCGGTTATATTGATGACGGATATCTCAATGGTTATCTTTCTGTCACTCGTGCCCTTGGCGATTGGGACTTAAAATTACCACTTGGTTCTGCATCACCTCTTACTGCTGAACCAGATGTTCAGGTAGTCACACTGACTGAGGAAGACGAGTTCTTGATCATTGGCTGTGATGGCATTTGGGATGTAATGTCAAGCCAGGAGGCAGTTAGTCTTGTTCGTCGTGGATTACGAAGGCACGATGACCCACAACAATGTGCAAGAGAGCTAGTCAAAGAAGCATTGCGCCTCCACACAACAGATAATCTTACTGTTATTGTTATTTGTTTGTCTCCTGTCGAAACCATTGTTGAATCATGTCCACCCCAGAGACGAAGATTCAGAGCCTGCTCTCTGTCTGAAGAAGCTCGGAACAAATTGAGGAGCTTGCTTGAAAGTAACTGA